The genomic interval GGGCTGAGGAGACCTTgtcaccaacgaatgtccactctgggaatcctgtcgctgatagCCAATGAATTGTTTATAGAAGATTTTCGTACACTTTTAAAACAAGattgaatttatctcaggaaacaattgattcagaaattcagttcgccaaaacagcaagcaaaagctattgtaccagaaaaacaatcggttgtttcacagaaacaatcggttgtttataccagcaaacaacaaataaaactgaatttaaagagttagagatgaagagattgtacacagttatttatactggttcactccaaacccagagctacatccagtcttctcagaaaccctgaggaaatccactaagcaaccacaccttgatcacttacacaacaaacaagagaatgaccttgaacacctcaagagaGACACTCTCCTTATCcaacacacctacaccaagattgctgatcttgatcccctcaagaacacacaaccaatcttagcaaacacaaacgaaacttgtttcagagagaatacaaggattacacttgttacagaagataatctgaaatcaatacaagcagaatcctattccacaactttgatcaatcacacactcttagcaatcttagctctttgaaaaacttagAAACTCTTCTCAAAACTTGTCAAAAGATTTATTGCCAAATCTGTtcttctgaatatattcaaagatgtagtttgttatcaaatcttaacaaactcttaaattgcattaaaagattggtcaaagcatttaatgactggagcgtaagcagttaaaacatttaaagctcaatcaaagcaaaaacagtttttctgttatggtccaaaaaaaaacaatcagttgtttcctcgaatcaatcggttgttttggtacttaacagttcaaccattttaaaaacagttttcaatcttattcaaaacacctaagtataaacaatcggttgtttcgacaaaccaatcagttgtttcgacaaaccAATCGGTTATTTTAACTTAGtgtgaaaacattttactttcataaagattgagattcctaatgctttagatttaatcaaagggtggattacaacatataaactaccccataaataagctaaaccagcacagatacaccaagcacaacaaaggcttcaacatccttcaaagggattggattcttcaaagcttgaacaccacttggttcaacattattcccaccaataacactaatggtaccatcagtattattcccaccaataccACCGATGGTACcctcagtattattcccaccaataacaatgATCGTCCCATcactattattcccaccaataacactcatggtaccatcaatattattcccaccaacaacactgatggtaccatcagtattattcccaccaaaaacactgatggtaccatcagttttattcccaccaataacactgatggtaccatcagtattattcccaccaataacactgatggtaccatcagtattattcccaccaataacactcatggtaccatcagtactATTCCCACGAATAACCCTGATGGtatcatcagtattattcccaccaataacactgatggtaccatcatttatattcccaccaataacactgatggtaccatcagtattattcccaccaataacagtCCTGGTACCATCAGTCTTATTCCCActaataacactgatggtaccactAGTATTATTaccaccaataacactaatgGTGCCATCAATATTAATACCACAATTAAAACTGATGGTACAATAACAATGATGGTCctatcagtattattactacgaataacactgatggtaccatcagtattattcacaccaataacactgatggtaccaacaATATTGTTCCCAcgaataacattgatggtatcatcagtattattcccaccaataacactgatggtaccatcagtattattcccactaATAACACTCATGGTACCATCGATGTTATTACTACCAATAAGACagatggtaccattagtatttttgccaccaataacattgatggtaccataagttatattcccaccaataacacaaatggtccatcagtattattcccaccaataacactgatggtaccatgagttatattcccaccaataaaactgatggtaccatcagtattattctcaccaataacattgatggtaccatcagtatgaTTCCCActaataacactgatggtactgTCGGTATTAATcctaccaataacactgatggtaccatcaatattattcccaACAATAAccctgatggtaccatcatttATATTCCTACCAATAACacagatggtaccatcagtattattcccaccaataacactgatggtagcatcagtattattcctaccaataacattgatggtaccatcagtattattcccagcaataacactcatggtaccatcagtattattcccaccaataacactcatggtaccatcagtattattcccaccaataactcTAATGCTACCATAAATATTATTCCCACCAGTAACAGAGATGGTACCATCACTTAtcttcccaccaataacactgatggtaccatcagtattattcccaccaataacaccgATGGTACCATAGGTATTATTCCGACCAATAACACCGTTGGTACCATCAATACAATTCCCACCAATAACTTTGCtggtaccattagtattattcccaccaataacagaGATGGTATAATCAGTTATATTCCCACAAATAACACCGCTAGTAGCATCAGTaatattcccaccaataacattgatggtaccatcagtattattcccaccaataaaaGAGATGGTACCATTAGTTATATTgtcaccaataacactgatggtaccataagtTATATTCCCACGCATAACACAGATgctaccatcagtattattcccaccaataacactgatggtaccataaatattattcccaccaataacactgatgataCCATAAggattattgccaccaataacacttaTGGTACCATAAGTTATATTCCCACTCATAACACAGATgctaccatcagtattattcccaacaataacactgatggtaccataaatattattcccaccaataacactgatgataCCAtaagtattattcccaccaataatactgatggtaccatcagttatattcccaccaataaaacagatggtaccatcagtattattcgcaccaataacactgatggtaccgtCAGTATGAtacccaccaataacactgatggtaccatcagtattattcccaccaataaccctgatggtaccatcatttATATTCCaacaaataacactgatggtaccatcagtattatttccaccaataacactgatggaaccatcagtattattcctaCCAATAAcagtgatggtaccatcagtattattcccaccaataacactcatggtaccatcagtatttttcccaccaataacactcatggtactatcagtattattcccaccaataactctaatggtaccatcaatattattcccaccaGTAACAGAGATGGTACCATCACTTAtcttcccaccaataacactgatggtaccatcagtattattcccaccaataacaccgATGGTACCATaggtattattcccaccaataacaccgTTGGTACCATCAATACAATTCctaccaataacattgatggtaccatcagtattattcccaccaataacagaGATGGTATAATCAGTtatattcccaccaataacaccgCTGGTAGCATCAGTactattcccaccaataacattgatggtccatcagtattattcccactaATAAAAGAGATGGTACAATTAGTtatattgccaccaataacactgatggtaccatctgttatattcccaccaataacacagatggtacaatcagtattatttccaccaataacagtaatggtaccatcagtatgattcccaccaataacatcGATGCTACCATAAggattattgccaccaataacacttaTGGTACCATAAGTTATATTCCCACCCATAACACAGATGCTACCATCATTTATATTCCaacaaataacactgatggtaccatcagtattattcccaccaataagactgatggaaccatcagtattattcccaccaataacactcatggtaccatcagtattattcccaccaataacactcatggtaccatcagtatcaTTCCCACCAATAACTCTAATGGTATCATCAATATTATTCCAACCAGTAACAGAGATGGTACCATCACTTAtcttcccaccaataacactgatggtaccatcagtattattcccaccaataacaccgATGGTACCATaggtattattcccaccaataacaccgTTGGTACCATCAATAcaattcccaccaataacattgatggtaccatcagtattattcccaccaataacagaGATGGTATCATCAGTtatattcccaccaataacaccgCTGGTAGCATCAGTactattcccaccaataacattgatggtaccgtcagtattattcccaccaataaaagagatggtaccattagttatattgccaccaataacactgacgGTACCATCTGTtatattcccaccaataacacagatggtacaatcagtattatttccaccaataacagtaatggtaccatcagtattattcccaccaataacatcGATGCTACCATAAggattattgccaccaataacacttaTGGTACCATAAGTTATATTCCCACCCATAACACAGATgctaccatcagtattattcctgCCAATAACACTGACGGTACCATaaatattattcccaccaataacactgatgataCCAtaagtattattcccaccaataacactgatggtaccatcagttatATTCCCACGAATAAAACAGacggtaccatcagtattattcccaccaataacactgatgctACCGTCAGTCTTATAcccaccaataacattgatggtaccatcagtattattcccaccaataacccTGATGGTACATCATTTATATTCCaacaaataacactgatggtaccatcagtattattcccaccaataacactcatggaaccatcagtattattcctaccaataacattgatggtaccatcataattattcccaccaataacactcatggtaccatcagtattattcccaccaataatactaatggtaccataaatattattcccaccaataacactgatgataCCAtaagtattattcccaccaataacactgatggtaccatcagttatattcccaccaataaaacagatggtaccatcagtattattcccaccaataacactgatgctACCGTCAGTATTATacccaccaataacactaatggtaccatcaatattattcccaccaataaccctgatggtaccatcatttATATTCCAACAAATatcactgatggtaccatcagtattattcccaccaataagaCTGATTgaaccatcagtattattcccaccaataacactcatggtaccatcagtattattcccaccaataacactcatggtaccatatgtattattcccaccaataactcTAATGGTATCATCAATATTATTCCAACCAGTAACAGAGATGGTACCATCACTTAtcttcccaccaataacactgatggtaccatcagtattattcccaccaataacaccgATGGTACCATaggtattattcccaccaataacaccgTTGGTACCATCAATAcaattcccaccaataacattgatggtaccatcagtattattcccaccaataacagaGATGGTATCATCAGTtatattcccaccaataacaccgCTGGTAGCATCAGTactattcccaccaataacattgatggtaccgtcagtattattcccaccaataaaagagatggtaccattagttatattgccaccaataacactgacgGTACCATCAGTtatattcccaccaataacacagatggtacaatcagtattatttccaccaataacagtaatggtaccatcagtattattcccaccaataacatcGATGCTACCATAAAGATTATTTCCACCAATAACACTTATGGTACCATAAGTTATATTCCCACCCATAACAAAGATactaccatcagtattattcccaccaataacactgatggtaccataaatattattcccaccaataaatCTGATGATACCAtaagtattattcccaccaataacactgatggtaccatcagttatattcccaccaataaaacagatggtaccatcagtattattcccaccaataacactgatggtaccgtTAGTATTAtacccaccaataacactggttgtaccatcactattattcccaccaataaccctgatggtaccatcagttaGATTCCaacaaataacactgatggtaccatcagtattattcccaccaataacactgatggaaccatcaatattattcctaccaataacattgatggtaccatcataattattcccaccaataacactcatggtaccatcagtattattcccaccaataacccTGATGGTACCAATAATATTATTCCCACGAGTAATAGAGACGGTACCATCAGTACTATTCCCAcgaataacattgatggtaccatcagtattattcccaccattaacaGAGATCGTACCATCAGTTATATTCCCAAcgataacattgatggtaccatcagtattgttcccaccaataacaccgATGGTACTATCattattattcccaccaataacactgatggtatcaTCATTGTtcttcccaccaataacactcatggttccatcagtattattaccagcaataacattgatggtaccatcagtattaataCCACAATTAAAACTAATGGtacaataacactgatggtactatcaatattattcccaccaataacactcatGGTACTATCAGTaatattcccaccaataacattgattGTACAATCAGTATTATTTTTACCACTAaaactaatggtaccatcagtattctTCCGACCAAtaacactaatggtaccatcgtaattattcccaccaataacagtCATGGTACCATCACTATTATTCCCAACAATAAccctgatggtaccatcaatattattcccaccaataacagaGAAGGTACCATCAGTtatattgccaccaataacactgatggtaccatcagttatattcccaccaataacacagatggtaccatcagtattatttccACCAGTAACAGTAattgtaccatcagtattattcccaccaataaaattgatggtacaatcaggattattgccaccaataacactgatggtagcATAAGTTATATTCCCACCCATAACacagatggtaccatcagtattattcccaccaataacactgatggtaccatcataattattcccaccaataacactcatggtaccatcagtattattcccgcCAATAAccctgatggtaccatcaatattattcctACCAATAACAgagatggtaccatcagttatATTGCCacgaataacactgatggtaccatcagttatattcccaccaataccacagatggtaccatcagtattatttccaccaataacagtaatggtaccatcaatattattctcACCAGTAACAgagatggtaccatcagttatCTTCCCACCAATAAAACTAATGGTACCATGAGTATTATTGCCATCAATAACACTtatggtaccattagtattattcccaccaataacactgatgttTCCATCACTATTCTTcctaccaataacactgatggcaACATCAtaattattcccaccaataacactcatggtaccatcagtattattgccacacATAACACTGATgctaccatcagtattattcccaccaataacactgatggtaccatcaatattatttccACCAATAACATTaatggtaccattagtattaATACAACAATTAAAACTGATTGtacaataacactgatggtaccattagtattaATACCACAATGAAAATTGATGGTACAATAACACTGATGTTACCTTCAGTATTATTACTatgaataacactgatggtaccatcagtattattactaccaataacactgatggaaccatcaatattattactatcattaacaatgatggtaccatcagtattattactaccaataaGACAATtggtaccattagtattatttCCACCAATAACAATGATGGTACGATCAGTAtgattgccaccaataacagtgatggttccatcagtatcattgccaccaataacactgatcgTAGCATCAATAtcattgccaccaataacactgatggtagcATCCGTATTCTATCGACCAATAACATTGATTGTACGATCAATATTATTGCCAATAATAAcaatgatggtaccatcagtactattgccacaaataacactgatggtatgatcaatattattgccaccaataacactgatgttACCATTAGGATTATTggcaccaataacactgatggtaccatcagtattattcccaccaataacactgatggtaccatcagtattatatccaccaataatactgatggtaccatcagtattatccccaccaataacactgatggtaccatcaatagttttgccaccaataacactgatggttccatcagtattattcccaccaataacactaatggtaccatcagtattattcccaccaataacactgatggtagcATCAGTATTATTTCCACCAATAAAACTAATGGTACCATGAGTATTAATACCACAATTAAAACTGATGGTACATGGTAGcttcagtattattactacgaataacactgatggtaccatcagtattattactacctaTAACACTGATGGAactatcagtattattactatcagtattattactatcaATAACAATGATGGTACcgtcagtattattactaccaataaGACAGTTGGTACCGttagtattattgccaccaataacaatgatggtaccatcagtatgattgccaccaataacattgatggtaccatcagtatgattgccaccaataacactgatggttccatcagtattattgccaccaataacactaatggtaccatcagtattatatCCACCAATAGCACTGATTATACGATCAATATTATTGCCACTCGTCGTCCGCTCCCATGGAGTGCGTTCCCGCCGCTCCGTTTGGGGTGCCTAAACGTCCGAGGCGGTTTGCACTCTTGGTGTCCAGGCCCAGAGGATATATCCGCGTCCCTCCTGctgaggtgtctaaacaccatgGTGGCGGGTTCGTTTCTTAAGGAAGCACGCCCTTTCTTTTTAATGTTTCCTTACATCTCAAGAGAAAAAATTCAAGACAATGTATACttaaactgatttttttttacttcggtgacctcattaaaaaacccccgaaagggaaaaagagtgtccccttttaACTGTGTACTACTTAAAGTCTTTGACTAAAGTAAAACTTCAAATTAGTTGCGTTCCAGGTGCGTGGAATGGGGCCTCCCTCCAGAGTTTCAAGACTGTACGACCCGTTCCCCTTaggggacaacttgttctccaactcaTATGGATGAGCCTTGCGCATGACGAGATCCGCCACCTGGAAGTGGCGAGgcctcaccttggagttgtactggcgctccacccttctcttcactgcctcagcctttattctcgcctcttccctgtcCTCGTCCAACAGGTCTAAATTCaccctcctctcctcgttggactcctctgccacaaagttctggaaacgtggtgagctctcgtgaatctccaccgggatcatcgcatctgATCTGTACACGAGGCTGAAAGGCATCTCCATGGTGGAGGTCTGGGGCGTGGTTTGATAAGCCCACACTATCCTTGGTACGAACACCTGTTTGATGCGTACCTCTGCACACAACTTCCTCAGTtgctggcttgcaaactgagtacAGTTATCCGAGACCAGACGCCTCAGCACaccgaaacgacacacaatgtttttccaaacaaagtgttgtaccttttgtgcagtgatctgtgccactggttctgcttctatccactttgtgaagtactcgatggctactatcaagtacttcatctgccttatcgccaatggaAATGGCCCCAGAATGTAAATTCCCCAAatatggaaaggccatgggctgtaaattgacctcagttcttctggcggcgccttgtgccaatcggcgtgttgttggcactgcttgcaccgcTGGGCGTACCCTTAGCAATCTTGCCTTACGGTTGGCCAATAGAAGCCTGCACGTACCACCTTGGATGCTAACGATCTCCCCCCCACGTGGCTTCCACAAATTCTTTCGTGGAGTTCAGCCATTATCAATGTGCACTCATCTCCACTTACACACGTCAAAattgggtgtgtgaacccatgCCCGAATAACGTCTCGTCCACCAGGGTATACCTTGCGGAATTTCTTTTCACCTTCTTGGCCTCTTCTGGCTCCGCTGGGAGGATCCCATCTGCAAGGTAGCGTCTGTAGGGGGTCATCCCGGTGTCTCTTTCTTCAAGGGCGCACACTTGCATGAGGTCCCCTTCTGTGGGCGAGGCCGAGTAGACACTTACGCTAGTGGCCCTCGCCGtttcctgagtcaaagaccgaTGACTCTCCGGCTTTCCCTTAGATGCACtgatctggaggacatccactcTGTTATCTGCCACAAACTTTTGAGGCGCCTTGAGGGTCTCTTGGATgaccgtcctctgccttcccccttgcctgagctggccagcttggcgagcaggtcagcacGGGCATTTTGTTCTCTTGGGACGTGCACCAACTCAAATGCCACGAACGCTCCCTTCAGCACCTAGACGCACTTCAAATACGcagccatctgcgggtcctttgCTTGATACTCCCCGGTCACATGCCCCGTGACCAGTAGCGAGTCACTCTTCGCTAAGAGGctttgcgcgcccatctccttggctagaagcattcctgcgatcagggcctcatactctgcctggttgttgcttgccttgaaggcgaatcGCAGGGCTTGCTCAATCAATACCCCGTTGGGCCCCTCCAAGACTATCCTAACGCCGGTTCCCTGTTGCTTCGAGGATCCGTCTACTGACAACAGCCACTGGGAATCAAGCTCCACTTCCCGTGGGGCGCCTCCCGGTGATAGTTCTGTGACGAAGTCTACATGGATCTGTCCCTTGATGGATCCCCTGGGCTTGTATACTGTATCGAACTCTGATAGTTCCACCGCCTAGCaaaccatcctcccagctataTCTGGCTTCTGCAACAGtgtaaaactgtggaaatagtggcggagcctcctggaTGAGAACACCACTGCTAGGGCCGCTTTCTCCAAAGATTGATACCTCGTAGAAACTTAGGAAAACTGGGAAACTAATCGGTGAAAATGAGCAAAACCACGAACAAACGGTGAAATTGAACGAAACTTCAAAGACGAACGGTGAATCTTGCAAGATTCTTGAAAAACCTCCACAGAGCTCGCTACTGAACCTCCAACAACTTGCGGTGGGACAATCGTTTTAgaacgggccccacggtgggcgccaaatgttcctgtcgGTTCACCAGATCGCGCTTCGTGCGCAGCTAAGACTCGCGTATCAAGGACTCCTTCGTCTTTGTTCCAGTTCACCACCCTTCATCGCCGTAAGCACCTAAAAtagagagaacaaagggcgccctcgcggccgtttgcactccgacgctcaagtcagtaaggcagtaaacaccgtgcacctccgtatcggaacactgTGACTCAGGTGTTCTGAAGGTGTGTAACCGTTTTCTAACTAACTTGTCTCTGGTGCTCAAATCACTCGTGCCTACAAGGTGTAAGCTAGCAAAATGATTCGAGTGTgtgtaaaaatgtaaaaaatgtaCCTCTATAAGCTTTcagaaaagcttatataccttgggtttcagtgctACTGCCACGTGTCACTTATGACTTAAGCGCAACTTCACGTGAAATGTCTTacgacgctgtaacccaacttagggaaatcccagcgCGTAAGTCTTCCCTCCTCGAAGTACATCCGGCGCAGGGgatgactacctgggtgccaactcatgcaccccagcctctagtcactcgccctgggagtatctcagccttcctctcgcaccatgCACGTAAATTACCCCTGGGACGAGGCCCTCTCCCGGGTCGTGTCTGTCCCAGCGATTCTCCAAAGGTGGCGTGGATTGCCACGTCCCTACACCTCATGCAtgggtacttcacaagtcaggtCACTCCCTGCTGgtactgggaatatggccttgaagccacctttctcttctctttattgttGTTCTGAGGTACCGAGGCCTAAAGCCTCCACGCCCGAACCATGGCCTCTAACTgtgccgccccctccacggtcttccctacccatgggtatcggggggtggcacCATCTGGGCCAAAGCACGCTCTTAGAACAACGGGTCACACCTTTAAGGTGGGCGACGCCTAAACCTGCCGACGCCCAAAGCTGGCGACGCTCATACCTGGAGACACCCCTGCCTGGCGACGCCCGAGGCGGTCAATACTAACTTTCCTCCTTGGAGCCCCTTGGTGGGTCCCATCgtatgtttgactttggtccacgcccgaggacgggtcggtacaggtaccatcaatgttattggtaaCAATGATACTGATGGTACACTCATTGTTATTGCTGGCAAtgatactgatggtaccatctgtgttattggtgggaatcatactgatggtaccatcagtgttattggtgggaataatattcATGGTACCATCAATTTTATTCCTAGCAAtcatactgatggtaccatcagtgttattgctGGCAATAATcctaatggtaccatcaatgttattggtgggaataatactgatggtaccatgtgtgttattggtgggaatataACTGATAGTACCATCAGGGTTactggtgggaataatactgatggtaccatcagtgttattagtgcgaataatactgatggtaccatcagtgttgttggtgggaataatactgatggtaccatcagtgttattggtggaaaTAAGagtaatggtaccatcagtgttattgatGGGAATAATAcaaatggtaccatcagtgttattggtgggaataatactgattgtaccacgagtgttattggtgggaataatactgattgtaccatcagtgttatttgtgggactaatactgatggtaccatcaattttattggtgggaataataatGATGCTACCATCAATGTtgttggtgggaataatactaatGCTACCATCATTGTtgttggtgggaataatactaatcgcaccatcaatgttattggtgggaataatacagACGGTACCACCAGTATTATTGGTGGGGATAATATTGATCGTAGCATCAGTGTTATTGCTaggaataatattgatggtccCATCTATGTTATTGCTGGCAATAATCCTAATGGTatcatcaatgttattggtggcaataatccttatggtaccatcagtgttattggtcggaataatactgattgtaccatgagtgttattggtgggaataatactgattgtaccatcagtgttattggtgggactaatactgatggtaccatcagtgttattggtgggaataataatGATGCTACCATCAATGTtgttggtgggaataatacggatgctaccatcagtgttgttggtgggaataatattaATCgcaccatcaatgttattggtgggaataatacagACAGTACCACC from Phaseolus vulgaris cultivar G19833 chromosome 1, P. vulgaris v2.0, whole genome shotgun sequence carries:
- the LOC137815501 gene encoding uncharacterized protein, coding for MSVIGGKNNDDTISVIGGNNNDSTIGVIGGNNTDGTINVIVGNITDGTISVNGGNNTDGTINVIRGNSTDGTVSITRGNNIIGTIRVIGGNNTDGIILMVPSVVIGGNNSDGTTSVIGGYNTNGTISVIGGNNTDGTICFIGGNITDGTISVIGGNNTYGIIRFIGGNNIYGTISVIGGNNTDGSIFVMGGNITYGTISVIGGNNLYGSIDVIGGNNTDGTITVIGGNNTDCTICVIGGNITDGTVSVIGGNITNGTISFIGGNNTDGTINVIGGNSTDATSGVIGGNITDDTISVIGGNNTDGTINVIGGNCIDGTNGVIGGNNTYGTIGVIGGNNTDGTISVIGGKISDGTISVTGWNNIDDTIRVIGGNNTYGTMSVIGGNNTDGTMSVIGGNNTDGSISLIGGNNTDGTISDICWNINDGTIRVIGGNNIDGTISVIGGYNTDGSISVIGGNNTDGTICFIGGNITDGTISVIGGNNTYGIISVIGGNNIYGTISIIGGNNTDGLLTDGSISVIGGNNTDGTVCFIRGNITDGTISVIGGNNTYGIISVIGGNNIYGTVSVIGRNNTDGSICVMGGNITYGTISVIGGNNPYGSIDVIGGNNTDGTITVIGGNNTDCTICVIGGNITDGTVSVIGGNITNGTISFIGGNNTDGTINVIGGNSTDATSGVIGGNITDDTISVIGGNNTDGTINVIGGNCIDGTNGVIGGNNTYGTIGVIGGNNTDGTISVIGGKISDGTISVTGWNNIDDTIRVIGGNDTDGTMSVIGGNNTDGTMSVIGGNNTDGSISLIGGNNTDGTISVICWNINDGSICVMGGNITYGTISVIGGNNPYGSIDVIGGNHTDGTITVIGGNNTDCTICVIGGNITDGTISVIGGNITNCTISFISGNNTDGPSMNCIDGTNGVIGGNNTYGTIGVIGGNNTDGTISVIGGKISDGTISVTGGNNIDGTIRVIGGNNTDSTMSVIGGKNTDGTMSVIGGNNTDGTITVIGRNNTDGSISVIGGNNTDGTISVICWNINDGTIRVIGGNNTDGTISVIGGYHTDGTISVIGANNTDGTICFIGGNITDGTISIIGGNNTYGIISVIGGNNIYGTISVIVGNNTDGSICVMSGNITYGTISVIGGNNPYGIISVIGGNNIYGTISVIGGNNTDGSICVMRGNITYGTISVIGDNITNGTISFIGGNNTDGTINVIGGNITDATSGVICGNITDYTISVIGGNNTNGTSKVIGGNCIDGTNGVIGRNNTYGTIGVIGGNNTDGTISVIGGKISDGTISVTGGNNIYGSIRVIGGNNTDGTMSVIGGNNTDGIILMLPSVLLVGIILMVPSVNNIDGTMSVISGNNTDGTISVIGGNNTDDTINVIRGNNIVGTISVIGVNNTDGTISVIRSNNTDRTIIVIVPSVLIVTDGTRTVIGGNNTDGTISVIGGNINDGTISVIGGNNTDDTIRVIRGNSTDGTMSVIGGNNTDATGFPEWTFVGDKVSSAQEHSWRSDKEGAIKTRRYHRDGALCFTRYSPGQVVF